In Synechococcus sp. RS9909, one genomic interval encodes:
- a CDS encoding tellurite resistance TerB family protein has protein sequence MDSSKAFAAIALAAVSWDGTLTQAGSRSLRHALDYRQPFATYPAGKMVSLMDELLQALRQQGAQRLMVTASEALNPQQRRTAYAMAAEIMRSDGPYQDDELNILSNLAEVLMVDARLTNEIQSTMNLLHGELG, from the coding sequence ATGGATAGCTCCAAAGCATTCGCCGCCATCGCCCTGGCCGCTGTGTCCTGGGATGGAACGCTCACGCAGGCAGGCTCACGCAGCTTGCGTCATGCACTCGACTATCGCCAACCCTTTGCCACCTACCCCGCAGGCAAGATGGTAAGCCTCATGGATGAGTTGCTGCAGGCGCTCAGGCAACAAGGTGCGCAACGGTTGATGGTGACAGCTTCAGAAGCCCTCAATCCGCAGCAACGACGCACGGCCTATGCGATGGCAGCGGAAATCATGCGCTCCGATGGTCCCTATCAGGATGATGAGCTGAACATCCTCAGCAATCTCGCCGAGGTCCTGATGGTGGATGCACGGCTCACCAACGAGATTCAAAGCACCATGAACCTGTTGCATGGCGAGCTGGGGTGA
- the blaOXA gene encoding class D beta-lactamase, with protein sequence MVFGLRASVAGVAVTLISANQVMALTWREEPSLRPLFEKAGVDGTFVLLDERERAWRGTNRQRAEQRFSPASTFKIPNSLIALSLGVVASVDQLIPYTGDPNPFMREWLEPMGMRGAIRVSNVPLYQELARRIGLARMQAAIQRLHYGNEQIGSNVTTFWLRGPLAISAIEQTQFLAGLAKRTLPFPAAAQQQVAEITRIDGGPGWSLHAKTGWQNAPGAGVGWWVGWVKRGDQVYPFALNIAMNGSADAPKREQLGRESLRALKIIPTPNR encoded by the coding sequence ATGGTTTTTGGTCTGCGGGCATCGGTGGCTGGTGTGGCCGTCACCTTGATCAGCGCCAACCAGGTGATGGCGTTGACCTGGCGCGAGGAACCTTCCCTGAGGCCTTTGTTTGAAAAGGCCGGTGTGGATGGCACTTTTGTGCTGCTCGATGAGCGCGAACGCGCTTGGCGCGGCACCAACCGCCAGCGCGCTGAGCAGCGCTTTTCGCCTGCCTCCACCTTCAAGATCCCCAACAGTCTCATTGCGCTGTCGCTCGGGGTGGTGGCCAGCGTGGATCAGCTGATTCCTTACACGGGTGATCCCAATCCGTTCATGCGCGAGTGGCTCGAGCCGATGGGCATGCGTGGCGCGATCCGCGTGTCGAATGTGCCCCTTTATCAGGAACTGGCACGTCGCATCGGGCTAGCGCGCATGCAGGCCGCCATCCAGCGTCTTCACTACGGTAATGAGCAGATCGGAAGCAATGTCACCACCTTCTGGTTGCGTGGGCCCCTGGCGATCAGCGCCATCGAGCAGACGCAGTTTCTCGCTGGCTTAGCCAAGCGAACGCTGCCCTTCCCTGCGGCTGCGCAACAGCAGGTGGCGGAGATCACCCGCATCGATGGAGGACCAGGCTGGAGCTTGCATGCCAAGACCGGCTGGCAGAACGCGCCTGGAGCGGGTGTTGGCTGGTGGGTGGGCTGGGTGAAGCGGGGTGATCAGGTGTACCCCTTTGCCTTGAACATCGCGATGAACGGCTCGGCGGATGCGCCCAAGCGCGAGCAGCTCGGGCGGGAGAGCCTGAGGGCATTGAAAATCATTCCAACACCAAATCGCTAA
- a CDS encoding DUF433 domain-containing protein encodes MPTTSQLDWADCPAVERNPQRVSGVWVFRGTRIPVAALFQNLEDGVSLDEFVEFFPGVTIEQARDVLEHAARSTSVAPA; translated from the coding sequence ATGCCGACAACCAGCCAGCTGGATTGGGCGGACTGCCCGGCGGTCGAACGGAATCCCCAGCGCGTCAGTGGTGTCTGGGTGTTCCGTGGCACGCGGATTCCGGTGGCGGCTTTGTTTCAGAACCTGGAGGACGGCGTTTCTCTGGACGAATTCGTGGAGTTCTTCCCGGGAGTGACGATCGAGCAGGCGCGAGACGTGCTGGAGCACGCTGCCAGAAGCACTTCTGTAGCCCCGGCGTAG
- a CDS encoding HAD-IC family P-type ATPase yields MDLATTKPYAQSTTEVLRTLGSDAARGLDESEAQRRLQCDGPNQLKEKGGTPPLLRLLCQFNNPLLITLLVVGGVKVGFGHPRDALVIISVTVINAVIGFVQESKAEGAIAALAKAVRTEVDVVRSGVPMRVPSEELVIGDLVRLEAGVKVPADLRLITARQLQTDESALTGESLPVAKGTLAVAADAPLAERVGMAYAGTYVTGGQADGVVVATADATEVGSISRSLQEQISLSTPLTRQFARFSRTLLKVIVVMAALTFAVGLMRGRGADEMFDGAVALAVGAIPEELPAIVTITLAIGVKRMARRQAIIRKLPAVEALGSTTVICSDKTGTLTQNRMTVRHLYAGGELLALEELWPGNGEPAQSASGFDHPNLAMEETLLAGLLCNDARPSERDIWMGDPTETALLAAAHSVGMDHGQAHARHPRRDSIPFESEQQFMATLHGSERILLKGSVEAVLQRCSSQLDTAGHPQPLDRVAIEKVVTAMASQGERVLAFAIGAAHRDQVQLDHCHVSADLRFIGMQGMQDPPRPEAIRAVADCQSAGIAVKMITGDHLQTALSIARQIGISDGGQGIDGRQLAQLSPDDLAAQVQEVNVFARVAPAQKLELVRALQANGEVVAMTGDGVNDAPALKQADIGIAMGKGGTEVARQAADMLLTDDNFATIEAAVEEGRTVYLNLRKTLAFVLPVNGGASMTILLGAILGMPLPVTALQVLWLNMVCSLTMSLALAFEPPAAALMTQPPRPPQQPLLTPALIRRVVTVSMFNWAVIFGLFLWAEITTGDLALARTMAVQGLVLAHLVYLISISHWHRRLPELHRLGWRSVREAPAVPLGITATLIVQSVFSQSAWMNTFFGTHPLNLMQLLVCLLPSALMLPVAYLAHSVDPEVQVV; encoded by the coding sequence ATGGATCTGGCAACGACCAAGCCCTATGCCCAAAGCACTACCGAGGTGTTGCGCACACTGGGCAGCGACGCCGCCAGAGGCCTTGATGAGTCTGAGGCGCAGCGGCGTTTGCAGTGCGATGGCCCCAACCAGCTGAAAGAGAAGGGTGGAACGCCACCGCTGCTGCGCTTGCTTTGTCAGTTCAACAATCCACTGTTGATCACCCTGCTTGTTGTTGGAGGTGTGAAAGTCGGATTCGGCCACCCCCGTGATGCCTTGGTCATCATCAGTGTCACGGTGATCAATGCCGTCATCGGCTTTGTGCAGGAAAGCAAAGCCGAGGGTGCCATTGCAGCGTTGGCGAAAGCGGTGCGTACGGAGGTGGATGTGGTGCGCAGTGGTGTTCCGATGCGCGTTCCCTCCGAGGAGCTGGTTATCGGAGACCTGGTGCGGCTGGAGGCTGGCGTGAAGGTGCCAGCTGATCTGCGACTGATAACAGCACGCCAGCTGCAAACCGATGAATCAGCGCTCACAGGTGAATCGCTGCCCGTCGCGAAAGGCACGTTGGCTGTGGCTGCCGATGCCCCACTGGCTGAGCGGGTTGGCATGGCGTATGCGGGCACCTATGTCACTGGAGGTCAGGCCGATGGTGTTGTGGTGGCCACGGCCGATGCCACCGAAGTAGGCAGCATTTCGCGATCACTGCAGGAACAGATCAGTCTCAGCACACCGCTCACACGTCAGTTCGCGCGCTTCAGTCGCACGCTGTTAAAGGTGATTGTGGTGATGGCAGCGCTCACCTTTGCGGTGGGGCTGATGCGGGGACGTGGTGCCGACGAGATGTTCGATGGCGCTGTGGCTCTAGCGGTGGGTGCTATCCCCGAGGAATTACCCGCCATCGTGACGATCACCTTGGCGATTGGTGTGAAGCGCATGGCGCGCCGCCAAGCGATCATCCGCAAGTTGCCGGCAGTGGAAGCACTGGGCAGCACCACGGTGATCTGTTCCGACAAGACAGGCACGCTCACACAGAACCGGATGACGGTGCGCCACCTCTACGCCGGTGGCGAGCTCCTTGCTCTCGAGGAGCTATGGCCGGGGAACGGCGAGCCTGCGCAATCAGCCAGTGGGTTTGATCACCCCAACCTGGCGATGGAAGAAACCCTCCTGGCTGGTCTGCTCTGTAATGACGCCCGCCCGAGTGAGCGCGATATCTGGATGGGCGATCCAACGGAAACAGCGCTGCTGGCTGCCGCCCATTCCGTGGGGATGGATCACGGCCAGGCTCACGCCCGTCATCCGCGCCGCGACTCGATTCCGTTTGAATCCGAGCAGCAGTTCATGGCCACCTTGCATGGGAGTGAGCGGATCCTTCTCAAGGGATCCGTGGAAGCTGTTTTGCAACGTTGTAGCTCGCAACTTGACACTGCCGGGCACCCACAACCGTTGGATCGGGTGGCGATTGAAAAGGTCGTTACCGCCATGGCCTCACAAGGTGAGCGGGTGTTGGCCTTTGCCATTGGTGCGGCTCATCGCGATCAGGTCCAACTGGATCACTGCCATGTGAGCGCTGATCTGCGGTTCATCGGGATGCAGGGAATGCAGGATCCACCGCGCCCGGAGGCGATCAGGGCTGTGGCGGACTGTCAGAGCGCTGGCATTGCGGTGAAGATGATCACCGGTGATCACCTGCAAACAGCGCTGAGTATTGCCCGCCAGATCGGCATCAGCGATGGCGGCCAGGGCATCGATGGGCGGCAGCTCGCTCAACTCAGCCCGGATGATTTGGCAGCGCAGGTGCAAGAGGTGAATGTGTTTGCGCGGGTGGCCCCTGCTCAGAAGCTCGAGCTGGTGCGTGCGCTGCAGGCCAACGGCGAGGTGGTGGCGATGACCGGTGATGGGGTGAATGATGCACCTGCCCTGAAACAGGCCGACATCGGCATCGCGATGGGCAAGGGTGGTACGGAGGTGGCGCGTCAGGCCGCCGACATGCTGCTCACCGATGACAACTTCGCCACGATCGAAGCGGCCGTGGAGGAAGGGAGAACGGTGTATCTCAACCTGCGTAAAACCTTGGCCTTTGTACTGCCGGTGAATGGCGGGGCCTCGATGACGATCCTGCTCGGCGCCATCCTCGGCATGCCCCTGCCCGTCACTGCATTGCAGGTGCTGTGGCTCAATATGGTGTGCTCACTGACGATGTCGCTGGCGCTGGCTTTTGAGCCACCTGCGGCTGCCTTGATGACGCAACCGCCCCGCCCTCCGCAGCAGCCCCTGCTCACGCCAGCGCTGATCCGTCGTGTGGTGACGGTGTCGATGTTCAACTGGGCTGTGATCTTTGGACTGTTTCTGTGGGCTGAGATCACCACTGGCGATCTCGCATTGGCACGCACCATGGCGGTGCAGGGACTCGTTCTAGCCCATTTGGTGTATTTGATCAGCATCAGCCACTGGCATCGGCGCCTACCAGAGTTGCATCGCTTGGGGTGGCGCAGTGTGCGGGAAGCGCCGGCAGTACCACTCGGCATCACGGCCACCTTGATTGTTCAGTCGGTCTTCAGCCAAAGCGCTTGGATGAATACGTTTTTCGGCACACATCCCCTCAACCTGATGCAGCTGCTCGTCTGCCTTTTGCCGAGTGCCTTGATGCTGCCGGTGGCATACCTGGCTCACAGCGTGGATCCGGAGGTTCAGGTGGTGTGA
- a CDS encoding peroxiredoxin, with the protein MTANGCLRVGQQAPDFTATAVVDQEFKEISLSQYRGKYVVLFFYPLDFTFVCPTEITAFSDRYADFSSKNTEVLGVSVDSQFSHLAWIQTPRNQGGLGDIAYPLVADLKKEIASAYNVLDEEEGVALRGLFIIDPEGVIMHATINNLPVGRNVDETLRVLQAFQYVQSHPDEVCPANWTPGEKTMKPDPVGSKEFFAAVN; encoded by the coding sequence ATGACCGCCAACGGCTGCCTGCGTGTGGGCCAACAGGCCCCTGATTTCACCGCCACCGCAGTGGTTGACCAGGAGTTCAAGGAGATCTCCCTGTCTCAGTACCGCGGCAAGTATGTGGTGCTGTTCTTCTACCCCCTCGATTTCACCTTCGTCTGCCCGACGGAAATCACCGCCTTCAGCGATCGCTACGCTGATTTCTCCAGCAAGAACACCGAAGTGCTGGGCGTGTCGGTGGACAGCCAGTTCAGCCACCTCGCCTGGATCCAGACCCCCCGCAATCAGGGTGGTCTGGGTGACATCGCCTATCCCCTCGTCGCTGACCTCAAGAAAGAGATCGCCAGCGCTTACAACGTGCTCGATGAAGAGGAAGGCGTTGCCCTCCGCGGTCTGTTCATCATCGACCCCGAAGGCGTGATCATGCACGCCACCATCAACAACCTGCCCGTGGGCCGCAACGTTGATGAAACCCTGCGTGTGCTCCAGGCCTTCCAGTATGTGCAGTCGCACCCCGATGAGGTCTGCCCCGCCAACTGGACCCCTGGCGAGAAGACCATGAAGCCCGATCCCGTCGGTTCCAAGGAGTTCTTCGCAGCTGTCAACTGA
- a CDS encoding AbrB family transcriptional regulator produces the protein MLTGSELLTKVKELSDVSKSDLVRACGYVSTKKDGGERLNFTAFYEALLEAKGVSLGDAPSKGIGKGGRKLSYIAKVQGNGNLLIGKAYTVMLDLEPGDEFEIKLGRKQIKLIPMGAVDEDANEGDAGDVVSAA, from the coding sequence ATGCTCACCGGATCTGAACTGCTCACCAAGGTCAAGGAACTCAGCGACGTGTCCAAATCGGATCTCGTGCGCGCCTGCGGCTATGTGAGCACCAAAAAAGACGGCGGTGAGCGCCTGAATTTCACTGCTTTCTACGAAGCGCTTCTGGAGGCCAAAGGCGTCAGCCTCGGTGATGCTCCGAGCAAGGGGATCGGCAAAGGGGGTCGCAAACTCAGCTACATCGCCAAGGTGCAGGGCAACGGCAATCTGCTGATCGGCAAGGCCTACACGGTCATGCTCGATCTCGAACCCGGCGATGAATTCGAAATCAAGCTGGGTCGCAAGCAGATCAAACTGATCCCCATGGGTGCCGTGGATGAGGACGCCAACGAGGGCGATGCCGGCGACGTGGTGAGCGCAGCCTGA
- a CDS encoding alpha/beta fold hydrolase — MTSTDHGTTPTLLLIHPIGVGLSSRFWDRFIQRWHRDSPDTELLAPDLIGCGNAPCSTAPLSPNDWAQPLVSLLKERNAGPVVLVTQGSSLPIALALIQQAPESVSGLVAISPPGWRVLQEPFPIERSQRLWRWLFQGPIGNLFYRYARRRSFLLSFSKKNLFADADAVDEEWLETLRQGSRAMESRWAVYSFLAGFWRRDWDPQLTQLSLPLLVVFGRSATGIGRSRDWDDVDQRLATYRQKLPAAAIETIAGRNVLPYESTEACVQCVSTWLRERERQLAPSC, encoded by the coding sequence ATGACATCAACCGATCACGGAACCACACCCACACTCCTGCTGATCCATCCGATTGGTGTGGGGCTCTCCTCACGGTTCTGGGACCGCTTCATTCAACGCTGGCATCGAGACAGTCCCGACACTGAACTGCTGGCTCCCGATCTGATCGGATGCGGCAACGCGCCCTGCTCCACCGCACCGCTCTCACCCAACGACTGGGCGCAACCACTCGTCAGCCTGCTAAAGGAGCGCAACGCAGGTCCAGTGGTGCTCGTGACCCAGGGCAGCTCCCTGCCCATCGCCCTGGCCTTGATCCAGCAGGCCCCGGAATCGGTGAGCGGATTGGTGGCCATCAGTCCGCCGGGCTGGCGGGTGCTGCAGGAACCCTTCCCGATCGAGCGCTCCCAGCGGCTCTGGCGCTGGTTGTTCCAAGGCCCGATCGGCAACCTCTTCTATCGCTACGCGAGGCGACGCAGTTTTCTGTTGTCGTTCTCTAAAAAGAACCTGTTTGCCGATGCAGACGCGGTGGATGAGGAATGGCTGGAGACCCTCAGGCAGGGATCGCGCGCGATGGAGAGCCGATGGGCCGTGTATTCGTTTCTGGCGGGATTCTGGCGGCGTGACTGGGACCCCCAACTCACCCAGCTGAGCCTCCCTCTGCTGGTGGTGTTCGGCCGTTCGGCAACGGGCATCGGCCGCTCGCGCGACTGGGATGATGTCGATCAGCGCCTCGCCACCTACCGGCAGAAACTGCCTGCTGCAGCGATCGAGACCATCGCCGGCCGCAATGTGCTGCCTTACGAATCGACGGAAGCCTGCGTGCAATGCGTCAGCACCTGGCTCAGGGAACGCGAGCGCCAGCTGGCGCCCAGCTGCTGA
- the drmC gene encoding DISARM system phospholipase D-like protein DrmC encodes MTLTLPGQTLRGVAAKLRQLSYVPTSWQGVLAGLNADGRSQLETFLHDLVREGGSPQLMAMVLEHLAYQREALQRERDAWSFVWSGPEPAHAKTADTFATVDQLIQEAQTSLLIATYNIGLSNQFQELLESIADRLLSGRLQRVELFFHPIQIADQLGSEPLRMIRQWFDKEVWPWPAKPLVYVDQRLSSSSAERCYQHAKVVVADADTDRSSALVTSANFSETAQRHNFEAGWLVRQPWRADQVAKHFQQMVEEGLFAEVP; translated from the coding sequence ATGACACTCACCCTCCCAGGGCAGACCTTGCGAGGAGTAGCGGCAAAGTTGCGGCAGCTCAGTTATGTGCCCACCAGTTGGCAGGGCGTTCTGGCAGGGCTCAATGCCGATGGCCGCAGCCAGTTAGAGACTTTCTTGCATGACCTCGTGCGCGAGGGCGGGTCCCCGCAGTTGATGGCAATGGTGCTTGAGCACTTGGCTTATCAGCGGGAGGCCTTGCAGCGGGAGCGCGATGCCTGGAGCTTTGTGTGGTCGGGGCCTGAGCCTGCCCATGCAAAGACAGCTGACACTTTCGCCACCGTGGATCAGCTCATCCAAGAGGCACAGACCAGCCTCTTGATCGCGACATACAACATCGGTCTCTCCAATCAGTTTCAGGAGCTTTTGGAGTCAATCGCGGACCGGCTGCTAAGCGGAAGGCTTCAACGGGTGGAGTTGTTCTTTCATCCGATCCAGATCGCGGATCAACTGGGATCGGAGCCGCTGCGCATGATTCGGCAGTGGTTCGACAAGGAGGTGTGGCCCTGGCCGGCCAAGCCACTTGTGTATGTCGATCAAAGGCTTTCTTCATCCAGCGCTGAGCGCTGTTATCAGCACGCCAAGGTTGTGGTCGCCGATGCCGACACAGACCGATCAAGCGCCCTTGTCACCAGTGCCAACTTCAGCGAGACGGCGCAGCGCCATAACTTCGAAGCCGGTTGGCTCGTTCGGCAGCCCTGGCGCGCTGATCAGGTCGCCAAGCATTTTCAGCAGATGGTGGAGGAAGGATTGTTTGCGGAGGTGCCTTGA
- a CDS encoding superoxide dismutase, with the protein MLRLIRTCCAALLVLVAAAAPAWAQFSLPPLPYPVEALEPAIDASTMTLHHDRHHAAYVSNLNGQIRANPALQSLDLETLQGQISRFPLAVRNNGGGHWNHSQFWAVMAPPGEGGMPSDDLLAAITSSFGSLDAMKKEFSQAAASRFGSGWAWLIRTDDGNLAITSTANQDNPLMDLPGIESGTPLLGLDVWEHAYYLKYQNRRVDYISSWWDLVNWTEVNRRYNQALA; encoded by the coding sequence ATGTTGCGCCTGATTCGCACCTGCTGCGCAGCACTTCTGGTGTTGGTTGCCGCTGCGGCACCGGCCTGGGCCCAGTTCAGCTTGCCACCGTTGCCCTACCCAGTGGAAGCCCTGGAACCGGCGATCGACGCCAGCACCATGACGCTCCATCACGATCGCCATCACGCCGCTTACGTGAGCAACCTGAATGGCCAGATCAGGGCCAACCCTGCCTTGCAATCCCTGGATCTCGAGACACTCCAGGGGCAGATCTCCCGCTTCCCGCTCGCAGTGCGTAACAACGGCGGTGGACATTGGAATCACAGCCAATTCTGGGCAGTGATGGCACCGCCAGGCGAGGGCGGGATGCCCTCAGACGATCTGTTGGCAGCAATCACCTCGAGCTTTGGATCGCTGGACGCCATGAAAAAGGAATTCTCGCAAGCTGCCGCCAGCCGATTCGGTTCTGGCTGGGCCTGGCTGATCCGCACCGACGACGGAAACCTGGCGATCACCAGCACAGCCAACCAAGACAATCCCTTGATGGACCTCCCGGGGATCGAGAGCGGTACGCCGCTGCTCGGCCTCGATGTCTGGGAGCATGCTTACTACCTCAAGTATCAAAATCGCAGGGTTGACTACATCAGTTCTTGGTGGGATCTGGTGAACTGGACTGAGGTGAACCGACGCTATAACCAGGCACTCGCATGA
- a CDS encoding Nif11-like leader peptide family natural product precursor, producing MSWSELERFVADVEADRALQRALKHCRSREELISRHGASATGSRGSICSAPGRRSSGNRSRRLRDAISAFHGLWATGDVRSILDGFAGSAAALRFFCCACLAHSPLTLRKGASTLG from the coding sequence ATGAGCTGGTCCGAGCTGGAGCGTTTTGTGGCCGATGTGGAGGCCGATCGTGCCCTGCAGCGGGCGCTCAAGCACTGCCGCTCCCGCGAGGAGCTGATCTCGCGGCACGGCGCCTCGGCTACCGGATCACGCGGATCGATCTGCAGCGCGCCTGGCAGGAGGAGCAGCGGGAACAGGAGCAGGCGGCTCAGGGATGCCATCAGCGCGTTTCACGGTCTCTGGGCCACTGGTGATGTCCGGAGCATCCTGGATGGATTCGCAGGTAGCGCAGCGGCACTGCGCTTCTTTTGCTGTGCGTGTCTTGCTCACTCTCCATTAACACTGCGCAAAGGCGCATCAACGCTGGGCTGA
- a CDS encoding sodium:alanine symporter family protein, which produces MDVLNDWLWGRVLIVALLAIGLVLSARTRWVQFRYFGAMFALLGRAFQQEGNHLSSFQALVLSVAGRVGGGNIAGVAVAISLGGPGAVFWMWVTGLIGMATSFFECTIAQVFKIAEVDGTYRGGPAYYIERGIGLRWMGLLFSLLLLLTFGLGFNALQSFTVASALADTFGVPPSISGATLMVVLGVIIFGGVRRIAEVAEVVVPFMAIGYFLLALVSLVIHASEIPGVLAEIVRGAFGLKSALGGGIGAAVMFGVKRGLFSNEAGLGSAPNVAAVAYVKHPVEQGIIQAFSVFIDTIVLCSCTAFLILVTPLYQPDGDAVAVTLTQQAMGYTMGWWGQAFITVALVLFAFTSIIYNYYLGENALNYFSDSNQTLFQGLRFVTLVLIIWGASQDLATVFGFADLTMGLLALVNLVALVMLMPVGLRILADYERQRLTGLSPSFVAADHDHLGIDPRSWPSG; this is translated from the coding sequence TTGGATGTTCTCAATGATTGGCTCTGGGGACGGGTGCTGATCGTCGCCCTCCTGGCGATCGGTCTGGTCTTGAGTGCACGCACCCGCTGGGTGCAATTTCGCTACTTCGGAGCGATGTTTGCACTGCTGGGCCGCGCCTTTCAACAGGAGGGCAATCACCTCAGCTCCTTTCAGGCGCTTGTGCTCAGCGTCGCCGGTCGGGTGGGCGGTGGCAACATTGCCGGAGTCGCTGTGGCCATCAGCCTCGGCGGCCCGGGTGCTGTGTTCTGGATGTGGGTCACCGGTTTGATCGGCATGGCCACCAGCTTCTTTGAATGCACGATCGCCCAGGTGTTCAAAATCGCCGAGGTGGATGGCACCTATCGAGGCGGACCGGCGTATTACATCGAGCGCGGTATCGGCCTGCGCTGGATGGGCCTGCTTTTTTCTCTGCTGTTGCTACTCACCTTCGGCCTTGGTTTCAATGCGCTGCAGTCGTTCACGGTGGCCAGCGCCCTGGCCGACACCTTTGGCGTTCCACCCTCCATTAGTGGTGCGACGCTCATGGTGGTGCTGGGCGTGATCATCTTCGGGGGGGTGCGGCGGATCGCCGAGGTGGCGGAGGTGGTGGTGCCGTTCATGGCGATCGGCTACTTCCTGCTGGCGCTGGTGTCGTTGGTCATCCATGCCAGTGAAATTCCTGGCGTGTTGGCTGAGATTGTGCGGGGCGCCTTCGGGTTGAAGTCAGCCCTGGGTGGGGGGATCGGAGCGGCGGTGATGTTCGGTGTCAAACGCGGTTTGTTCTCCAACGAAGCCGGTCTCGGCAGTGCCCCCAACGTGGCGGCTGTGGCGTATGTGAAGCATCCGGTGGAGCAGGGGATCATTCAGGCATTCAGTGTGTTCATCGACACCATCGTTCTCTGCAGTTGCACCGCCTTTCTCATCCTTGTGACGCCCTTGTATCAACCGGATGGCGACGCGGTGGCGGTCACCCTCACCCAACAGGCGATGGGCTACACGATGGGCTGGTGGGGACAGGCCTTCATCACCGTCGCCCTGGTGTTGTTTGCCTTCACGTCCATCATCTACAACTACTACCTCGGTGAAAATGCTCTGAATTACTTCAGTGATTCCAACCAAACCCTGTTTCAGGGGTTGCGATTCGTCACCCTGGTGTTGATCATCTGGGGGGCCAGTCAGGACCTTGCCACGGTGTTTGGTTTTGCTGATCTCACCATGGGGCTGCTGGCGTTGGTGAATCTGGTGGCCTTGGTGATGTTGATGCCTGTGGGATTAAGGATTCTCGCCGATTATGAGCGGCAGCGTCTCACTGGTTTGAGTCCCAGCTTTGTGGCGGCTGATCATGACCATCTGGGCATCGATCCCCGCAGCTGGCCGTCGGGCTGA
- a CDS encoding DUF3288 family protein: protein MSDEQVHPLYRTDRDSVDALLGHTGDPGPEQLTRAAMLMIRYKDFPGAQDIRDDLERCLTLWSLKQEDLNLRCREIWASGWRPGQAASSEVGSGADVQEQDGI from the coding sequence ATGAGCGACGAACAGGTCCATCCCCTCTACCGCACCGATCGGGACTCGGTGGATGCACTCCTGGGTCACACCGGTGACCCGGGCCCGGAGCAGCTCACCCGCGCTGCCATGTTGATGATTCGCTACAAGGATTTTCCCGGTGCCCAGGACATCCGAGATGACCTGGAGCGTTGCCTCACGCTCTGGTCATTGAAGCAAGAGGACCTCAATCTCCGCTGCCGCGAGATCTGGGCCAGCGGCTGGAGACCTGGTCAGGCTGCTTCCAGCGAAGTGGGATCCGGCGCCGATGTGCAGGAGCAGGATGGGATCTGA
- the brnA gene encoding type II toxin-antitoxin system BrnA family antitoxin, which produces MNSSDFDRSFESGDSVLNALDLNAARRPRLQQKRVNVDFPLWMVEQLDREASRLGVTRQSIIKVWLSERLEPPPTADRSQTTGNS; this is translated from the coding sequence ATGAACAGCTCTGATTTCGACCGATCCTTTGAGAGCGGCGATTCGGTGCTGAACGCGCTGGATCTGAACGCCGCCCGGCGCCCCCGTCTGCAGCAGAAGCGCGTCAATGTTGACTTTCCGCTCTGGATGGTCGAACAACTCGACCGTGAGGCGTCGCGCCTCGGCGTGACACGCCAATCGATCATCAAAGTGTGGCTGTCGGAGAGGCTGGAGCCCCCTCCCACGGCCGATCGATCGCAGACCACCGGCAACAGCTGA